The Cloacibacterium caeni region TTAAGTTTTTTTCTATTTTTGCCCTGTAAAAATGAATGAATAATAATTAAAAAAATAAAAAATGACTTTTGAAGAAATTTTAAATTCAGGTGAATATCACTTAATAGACGTAAGACAACCAGAAGAATTACAGATGGACGGCGCAATAGAAGGCGCTGTAAATATACCTTTAGCAACTGTTCCTTTAAGATTAGACGAAATCAAGGAAATGAAAGGCCCAAAAATCATTTTCTGCAGAAGTGGAGGAAGAAGCGGACAAGCTTGCCAATTTCTAGCTCAGAATGGCTTAGAGAACATCTATAACGGTGGTGGTTTTATGCAATTACATGCTGCATTAGAGCATTATAAAAAATAATAAATCAGAGTTTTCATATTTTTTTGTACAACCAGCGCTCCCAAATTGGGAGCGCTGGCTTTGTTTTGACGAACGCTTTTAGGGTTTAAAACCCTGAAAGCGTTTTTTGTTTCTATCAAAATTTTTAAAATTTAGAAAAATCCGCCCGCTTAAACTCTTTCAATAATTTCTGAAAAACTTGTTCTACCGTTAGAATTTCATCGATTAAAGCAGAAGACTGCCCAATTTCTAACTCACCTTCTTCTAAATCTCCTTCGAACATTCCTCGTTTCGCTCTTCGCTTCCCAAGTTTTTCCTGCAAAGCTTTAATATCCTTTCCTTCTTTATAAATTTCTTCTAATTCATAGAAAAATTTATTTTTCACCAAACGAACTGGCGCCAATTCTTTTAAAGTCAATTGCGTATCTCCTTCCTGAGTTTCTACAATTTTTTGTTTCCATTTTTCATGAGCACTTGCTTCTACGGTTGCGGCAAATCTAGAACCGATTTGAACACCATCAGCTCCGAGAATCATCGCTGCTTTCATTTGGCTTCCTACTGCAATTCCTCCTGCTGCAATGAGCGGAATTTCTATATTTCTACGAACATTAGGAATCAGAGAAAGTGTAGTAGTTTCTTCTCTTCCGTTATGTCCACCCGCTTCAAAACCTTCTGCTACAACTGCATCTACTCCTGCGTCTTGACATTTTTTTGCAAATTTCACAGAAGATACTACATGCGCAACTTTTCTTCCTTCTTTTTTTAGAATTTCAGTATACGTTTTCGGATTTCCCGCCGATGTAAAAACGATAGGTACTTTTTCTTCTAAAATTATCTGGATAATCTCTTCAATATTAGGGTACAACATCGGAACATTAACGCCAAAAGGTTTATCCGTAGCGAGTTTACATTTCTGAATATGCTCTCTCAAAACATCTGGATACATGCTTCCTGCGCCGATTAAACCCAATCCACCAGCATTAGAAACCGCAGCAGCCAATTTATAGCCAGAATGCCAAATCATTCCTCCTTGAATGATGGGATATTTAATATTAAAAAGTTGAGTAACTCTGTTCATGAATTTTTTTGTTTAAAGATAAGATTTTTAAAAATTAATTATGTTCTTTTCCTTGATGAAAAGAACCCAAAATCAAGACTTCTATTTTTATTCTTAAAATCTAAATCCATTTAAAATAAAAAATCCCGAAAAGTTTCGGGATTGATATAGTGGGAAATTTTTAAAATTATTTTACGATTGCTGCTTTGTTCCAATCGGTTTTAAACTGGCAATCTTTGTAACGATTGTCTAATGAGATAAAAGTATCTGCTAGATTTTCTTTTACCCATTTTTCTAAAACTTCATTTTTCTTTTTGTTTAGGGCAAAACTTTTAATTCTTTCGAAATCTGTAGCAATATCTAGAGAATGTTCAGGAATTATGTCATTCACTTTCATTAATACTACGGCTTTTTTTTGATTGAGTTCATCCATGAAAACTTCTGTTAAATCTCCTTTATTTACCCCTGCAATTTGATAAGCAACAGTTGCTGGAAGATTAATTTTTTCTTGTCTGTCTGAACCGTCTTCTGCTGGAATTACCCCTGCATTAAACTTGGTGTTTTTATCATCAGAATGTTTGTAAGCAGCATCTTTGAAAGTAGTTTTTCCTTCAAGGATATCTTTTCTAATTTGTTCCATTTCTGCTTTTGCAGTGGCAATTTCTTCAGCATTTGGCTCTGCTTTTAAAAGAATATGTCTTGCATCGTACAATTTACCAGACTTTTTCACCAATTGAATGATATGGAAACCAAATTCAGATTCTACAGGATCAGAAATTTCTCCTTCTTGAAGATTAAGCGCAGTAGCTTCGAAAATTTTCACCATTTTCCCTCTTCCGATGTTGGTATACAAACCACCATTTGCAGCTGAACCTGGGTCATCAGAATAGATTCTCGCTTTATTTTCGAAAGTTTCTCCGTTTAAGATATCTTGTTTTATTTTTTTAAGTTTATCAATGATTTCTTGTTTGTGCGCATCTGTAAGTTTAGGAAACATTACAATTTTAGAAAGAACTACCTCATCTTTTACTTGTGGCAATTGGTATTTGAAAGCGTTATAAAAATCGGTTACTTCATTAGGCGTGATGTTTACTTTATCTGTGATTAGCGCATATTTAGCTTGACCATAATAGTTATCAACATCCATTTTCTCAATCACGTTTTTCATTTCGTAAGAAGAACGGAATTTATAAGCATCTAACATGGCTCTTTCTGAAGGGAACTGAGATAAAATCTGATTGTATTTATCCCCAGCTTGTGCTCTAATCGCAGCAGTTCTGTCTTGAATAAGAGTATCTTTTTTCGCTTTATAAATCAAAAGTTTATTGCTCAAAATCTGCTCCATAAATTCGCATTTATTGGTTTGTGCAGCCCCTTGTTGAATAGCGTAATTTTGTTGTTCTAAAATATCAGATTCTAATACGATTTCGTCTCCTACCACTGCAGAAATTCCATCTACCAAATCTCCTTTTTTCACTTGTGCATTTGCATTAAAAGAAATGAGGGTTACCAAAAAACTCAATGCAAATAAATATTTCATGTTTTTAATCATTGTTAAATTTTTAACTGATTTGCAAAATTATGATTCTCTGCGAGATTTCCTATAATTTTTATTATAATTATTTCTTAAAATTCTTCTCAAGTTCAGCATTAAAACTTGGTTCTATTACAATTTTTGTTTTCTGGCGTTGTTCTGCAATCGTTTTTGCTAAAATATCCTCTCTTACATCTGCTCTTAATTCCTCGATGGCTTCTTCTTTGGTCATCGGTGAACTCGGTAAAATTCCATCAATAGCGATGATGAGTAATCTCTCTCCCAGTTTCACTTTTTGAATCCCTTTTTCGAATGGAACTTTATTCACTTGGAAAACTTCTGCATTTTCAGACATTTCACCTTTTTCGAAATGCACCATGAGTTGCTGTTTATCATTCAGCTTTCCGTAATATTTTTTATTAAGAGCGTCCCAATTTTTAGCATCTTTAATTTCTTTGGTGATGTCTTTTTCTATGCTTAAATCGGTTAAAATCGCCACTCTTGCATCAGCTCTTTTTTCCCAAATATACTTTTGTTGATTTTTTTTGAAATAATCATCCAATAATTCTGGCTTGTTGGTAAGTTCCTTTTCAATCCACTCACTGAAAAGAAAATCTGCCAATAAGTTTTGTTGAGTTTTTAACAATTGCTCTTTAATTTCTGGCTTTTTGACAAAATCTCTAGAATAAACGGCAAAAACATCATTTCCTCTTTTAGAATCAAGGAAAGCAGACCATTGTTCTTTCGTTAATTTATCTGCATTTTTAAAATTTTCAGACAACAGCGTTTTCAAATCACCAAAAGTGAAAACATCTTTATTGAATTGATACAAAACCGCTTTATCATTTTTAAAAGCCAAATAATCTTGATATGATTTCTTAATTTTTTTGAAATCTGGAAACTCCTTGTAATCTGTAGATTTAACCAAAGATTCTATCAATTTATTATAAGCTACATCAGCAAAAGGCGAATCCATCATGTCTCTAATGAACATAGGATTGTATTTTTCTGAACTTTGATAAGGAACCACCGAATAAAGATTGAAAACAAAATATTTTTCTCCAATTAAAATAGGTTCGGTGTATTCTCCTTGCTTTTTATTTTTGAAAGCTTCATAAACTACATCTGGCAAAACAGGAGAACCCATTACTACGCCTGCATTTTTCTTTTCGGTTTCGGTAGAACCGTACAATTGTGCTACTTCCTCGAATTTTTTTCCAGATTTCAGCGCTTCAAAAATTTGAGATTTCATTTTTTCTGATTCCTCATTTTTAGGATAAGAAATCATTCCAAAAATAATATAACCTAATGAAGGTCTTCTGTCTACCAACTTCGCAAAAGCCGCAACTGTAGCGCTATTCACCAATTGCGTAAACTGACCAGGCTGCAAAAGTTCTAGTTGCCTATTTAGTTCTACATCTACATTGCCAGATTTTACAAAAAATGGCTCTGGTTTCTTCTTGGTGTAATCTATAATCGCTTTTTCTAAGGTAATTTTACCCGATTTTACGTCATTGTAAATTTGATTATAATCATTTTTATCGTCAGCTATTTTTTCTACATAGAAAACCTGAATTTTCTTTTCAATTAAGTTGGATGAAAAATATTGCTGAAGCGAAGATTGCATGATTTCTTTAGGATAAAAGCGCTCTTCTCTAAGTTCTTGCTCTTTTTCGGCCATTGTTTTCTTGAAATAACCCAAAGTATCTGCTCTTTTTTCTAAAGCAAAATTCTGGAGCAACTTAAAATCTACATACGTTTTCACGGTATTTTCTATGCCAGAATTTTCTAAACCATATTTATTTTCTGTTTTAAATTTTTCTGCAGAAATACTGTCTTTTCCTATAATAAGATACTGTGATTGATAGCTTAAAAAAGCTAAAAAGAGGACTAAACTTAACGTTTTTTTCATGTTTTCTTCAATTTTCATTTGCTTTTGGAAATCCTAACATTCATCTTTCCAAAAATTTACAGCCTCAAAGCTAAAAAAAATCCCTTTCAAATAAAATTTAAAAGGGAGTTAATTATTTCTTAAAATTATTTTGCAATCTAAATTTTATGCAACGCAAAGATTCTATTAATCCTATGAACAATATTAGTGAGCAAAGAATACGAATAAATTCGTTTTAAGTGTTCGCTTTATCAATTCGCTAGCGAATCTAACTTTGCTCTCTTCGTACTTTATTTCAATTTTATAAACTTTGAGTTTAATAAAAGTTGAAAATTCATGGTAATCTGCGTTCTCAAAACGTTTTTAAAGTTTCACTTCGAAAGTTGTGAGTTCTTTAAATTGTTTTATTCTGCCAATCATTTCGGCTTCGGTAACTTCTTCTAAACGCTGAGTTCCGAATTTTTCTACCGTGAAACTTGCCATTGCAGAACCTACAATTAATGCAGATTTCATTTCTTCGAAAGTAAATTCTTGGTTTTTTGTTAAATACGCTGCAAAACCTCCTGCGAAAGTATCTCCCGCTCCAGTTGGATCAAAAACTTCTTCTAATGGTAATGCTGGAATTGCAAAGATTTTACCATCATTAAATAACAATGCTCCGTGTTCTCCTTTTTTGATAATCACGAATTCTGGTCCCATATCGTGGATTTTTTGCGCTGCTTTTACCAGAGAATATTCTCCAGAAAGTTGACGCGCTTCTTCATCATTAATCGTAATAACGTCTGTTTTAGCAATTACTTCCAATAATAAATCCCAAGTAAGATCCATCCAGAAATTCATGGTATCTAAAATCACCAATTGTGGACGTTTTTCCATTCTATCTAACACAGCTAATTGTACAGCAGGATGCAGATTTCCTAAAAGTAAAACTTCAGCATCTTTTGCAGATTCTGGAATTTTCGGGTCGAAATTTTCTAGAACATTCAGTTCTGTAGCCAAAGTATCTCTAGAATTAAGGTCGTTATGGTATTTCCCACTCCAGAAAAACGTCTTCCCATCCTTAATCATTTCCACTCCATCGATATTGATTCCTTTAGAAGTCATCATATCCAAGTAATGCTGTGGAAAATCTCCACCAATTACAGAAACCAAACTCACGTCTGTTTTCATTACAGAAGCGGCTAAACCTATGTAAGTCGCTGCTCCTCCTAAAATTTTATCAGTTTTACCAAAAGGCGTTTCTATGGCATCAAATGCTACAGTTCCTACTGCTAATAATTTCATATGTAGATATTATTTATTGTTTTTTATATATTATTTTTTCTCTCCAACTCTCCAACTCAAACTACTTCCACTGGAAAGTATCAATCATGTGTAGCAAATCTTTTTTAATATAATCTACTGCTGGTGCGAGTGAATCTGGTTTTGGTCTTGTATTGAAATATAAATTCGCGGTTACAAAATGTCTGGTGCTATCTGTAATAAAAATCTGAATATTAGAAGCACTTTCTCCTTTTAATTCATACACATTTCCATACACTTTTTTCTCTGGATAAGAAAAAGACTTGGTTTCGATAGCTGAAGCTTTAATGGTATGTCCATAAACCATTTTTTCTACTTCTTTTACATGCGCATCAAAATCATTTTTCACCGGAAAATACGTAATGAAAACATTGGCTTTCATTTTGGGATAACGCAAATTATACCAACATGCTTGTTTAGCATCTGCTATTGCAGCAAAATCTGAATATTCAAAAGTATAAGCACATGGATTAGTAAATGCTTGATAATGAGGCTGTGGATATTCTAGACGCAATTCTCCTTTGGGTTTAGGTTTTGCTTCTTCACTACAAGCCAATGCAGAAAACGCTAACAAAATGACTGCTAATTTTTTAAACATTCTGCAAAAGTAAGAATTTTAAGAGAATTTACTTATTCTTTAATAAACTTATGCGTTTGAGAAATATTATTTTTAAAATATACTTTTAAAATATAGACACCTTTAGATAAATTTGAAACATCTAATTTATTATAATCTATTATTTTAATTTTTTTCATTGCTCCTGCTATATCATAAATTTCCAACTTCTCAATTGATTTTCCACTATCATATATTAAAATATCCTTAACGGGATTAGGATATAATTTAAAACTTTTATTATCATTTTCTGAAACAGAAAGATTTTCATTTACTTTTAAATCAAAACTGTTAAAACTTTTTTGAATACATGGACTAATATTATATAATTCATCTAAATTTAGATTTATAAAATTATCAGGATTATATGTTGTTAAAAATGATAAACAACAAACAGTGTACTCTCCTATTGGTAAATTTTTAAAATTAGCGGTATTACTGTAACTTACGATTTTATTACTTAGTTTATCAATAGCAATATAAGTATATGTATAATTGTAGTTACCATAATTATGTGGATATCCAAAATTTATTTGCAGCAAATTTTTATTAGGAGAATATTGAGGTTGATAATACGTAAAATCTTTGTTGGCTATTCTAAAATAGTATGTAACATCTTTATCTAAATACACACTTAATGTGCCTACATTAGCAAGAGAATTCCCACTTAGATAAGAATTTGAACCCACAAAATTCCCTGCACTCATTGGATAACCAGAGTGTATAGTTAATCCTGTACTAAATAGATTATTTATAGTATAGATGCCAGAATTTAATGGTCTTATTTTATAATATCCTTTCATTTCACTTGCTTTATAAAGATAAGGAGTTTTATCGGTAAGAGATTTATTAATATAATAAGAAGAATTTTCAAACGAAGTATAATTTTCTTTTAAAAATGTGGTATTATCTAGTAGTTTACTAATATAATCTGGGTTACTTGGTAATTTAAAATCTAATTTTTCATCATTCTTATCTAATGAAACACTATAATTATTTTTAACATCTAAAAAAACTGAAGGATTATTACAACTATCTTTTATTTGGAACCCAAAATATGTTACTGTAAAAAAACTAGCATTATCATTAATCTTTGCTAATATTTTAACATTTGCAAAAGCAAATGAAGGAAAATTAGGAATAAAAACCACCTCATTACCATCATTAGGAGTATCTTTTGCTAGTAAAATAGGAAATGATAATCCATCATCAAAACTCAACAAAATATCTACTTTGTCTACCAAAAGATTTGTATTGTTTACTGCCCAAGTTATATTTACTTTAGAATAATCATTTAGCTGTGTAATCATATAACTAATACTCAATGGCCCATAATCAGACACCTTTACTTTAATATCATCATAATTAAATCCTTTTAAATCTTTTACTAAAAATCTAAAATTCAAATCTCTAGGTACTAAAGGCAGTGCTTCTCCACTCAAACGATCATCACTTTTAACCAAAAGAGATGTTGAAGGAAAATTTCTTTCAGATTCTGTAGAGCTTCTTTTAGGCACAAATAGAGGAGCTGTAAAACTATTTACGGCTTTTACCCCATAATTACTTGCATATAAATCGGCAAACGCACCTTTATCTCTTATTGTAGCTACATCTATTTGTTCCCATGTATAAGATTGAATATCATTGTCTACATCTACAGCAGTTCCATTTAATGTGAACGGCGTATTTTTAGGAATAACTATATCTTCACCCGCAAAAACAGTTGGTAGATTATTCACAATAGGAGATTTCACATCACATTTGCTTATATTTTCTAAAAAATTAAAGATTAGTTCTAAATTTTTAGAATGAAAATACAATTTCATACCTGTTTTTATATCTTGATTAGGACTAGAACATGTTCCATTATAAGACATTATTGTAATGCCACTACCTGGTTCTACAGCCGTTTCTAAACGCCATGCATTAGAACAAGAATTTGAGTCATATGAATTCCCTCCAGAAGCATTGAAACTGTGTGTAGCAGAGAACATATGTCCTATCTCATGAGCTAAAACAACAAGCCCAAAGTAAGTACTTGTCCCTAGAGACCAATTACTCCATGAAGATCCTTTAACACTATCATTACAGACAGAGGATAAAGCTGCAGTTCCACTTTCTATTCCGACTGTATTTATAGTATTTAAAACATGACCTAAATCATATTGATTATATTTAAAATAACCGTTATCATTCATTATTCTAAAACCATTCTGAGCACAATTAGCATCTAGGCTACAGTTAGAATTAAAAGGATTATTTGCTACGTCTGTAAAAAGTAATTTTTTATTTAGCGTTTCATCACTCAAAACAAAACTTATGTTAAGTTCACTTTCATATATAGCATTTAGACCATTTACTAATAATATTATTCTATTAAGTGCAGTATCAACACTATCAAAATTATTGGTAAAAGAAGGAGTAGAAGCAATAGCTAATCTGTATGTTCTTCTAAATTGTGTACTTGGAAAACTACTATTTTTTGATAATTTATCTATTTTTACTGTTGATAATTTATCTGACACAGCCCCATCAACAGAACAATTAAAAAAATTTTCTTCTAATTCTTTAGAATTGATATAACTATAGTAGTTACTATTTTCATTAGTAGGTTCAAAAACTTGTAACTCACCATTTTTTAAAATTAAACCATAAAGTTTATCATTTATAGAAGTCAATTTCAATATCGCACCACTTTTAGAAACTCCATCAAAAGTAAAAACATTATCAACTCTATTTCTAATTAAGTCATTCTCTGTAATGCTAAAAATTTCAACAGAATTATCTTTAACAGGAATTATCAATTGTGGTTTTGATTTTAAATTGTTAGATTTTAAATGATCTCTAAAACTATTCACATCAATGTAAAAATTTTGAGATTTCACAAAAGGAAAACTTAAAATAAAAACTAAAAAATATAAATTTTTCATGATTTTTTTAAACAAAGATATGTAATTTTAATGCAGAAATTTAATCTTCAAACGTTTTCTTCAAATAATTTTCTAAAGGTTTAGGAAAAGACTTCTGATGAGAACTTTCGTAATCTGTAATTTGCAATTGATGCTTCTGAGCGTAGTTTTCAAAAACTTTTTTATCCTGCAAAATCACTTTAGAAATACTGATTTCCAGATTCTTATGCGTAAGTTTATGATGCACTGTTTTTTCCTCTACTACAAAATCTTCCAATTCCTGAGAAATGCTTTCGGGAAAATCATATAATTTCTTCCAAATAAAGGAATCATCTCGCTGTTTGATGAGGAATTTATCCTCATACATTATATAATAATAGTGTAGTTTTAAATCTACCGCTTTTACTTTTTTAGATTTCACAGGAAATTCCAGCACTTTTCCTGTTTCGTAGGCCAAACAATTTTCCTGAATCGGACAAACTTGACATTGTGGATTTTTAGGCTTACAAATTTCTGAACCCAAATCCATAATGGCTTGATTAAAGTTCCCTGGATTTTCTTCAGGCATGATGAGTAAAGCCAATTCATAGAAATAAGCATACGCTTTCGGTGAGGAAACATCAAAATCATCCGCAAAAACTCTGCTCAACACTCGGTAGAAATTCCCATCAATGGCAGGAACTTTTTCATCAAAACAAATGCTGGAAACCGCAGCTGCAGTATATTTCCCCACACCTTTTAGTTTTAAAATTTCAGAAAATGATTCTGGAAACGCTCCTCCGAAATCTTCCATTACTTGTTGTGCTGCTTTATGCAGATTAATCGCTCGTGAATAATAGCCTAAACCTTTCCAATAGAGTAAAACTTCGTCTATTTCTGCACTGGATAATGATTCTACCGTAGGAAATCTTTCTACAAAATTCAGGTAATGATTCTTGCCTTGCTCTACTCTAGTCTGCTGTAAAACGATTTCGCAGACCCAAATGTGATAAGGATTCTTCGTTTTTCGCCAAGGTAAATCTCTCGCATTCAAATCATACCATTTCAAGAGTTTTAAACCAATGTTTAGAAAATCAGCATATTTGTTCTTCTTTTTCAAAAAATATTTTTTATATTTGCACACCAAAAATAAAAACAAAAAAGGAAATGACAAAGGCAGAATTGGTAAACACCATCTCAAGCAAATTAGGAATAGAAAAAAATGATACACAAAAAGTTATCGAAGCTTTTATGCAAGAAATCAGAACTTCTATGTATAATGGAGATAACGTATATTTAAGAGGTTTCGGTTCTTTTGTAATCAAAACCAGAGCAGCAAAAACAGGTAGAAATATTTCTAAAAATACAGCTATCAACATTCCTGCTCACAACATCCCAGCTTTTAAACCTTCTAAAACTTTCGTAGAAAAAGTTAAAACTAAGGTTGCTGTAAAATAATTTATAAATTAGGTTCAAAAAAAAATTCAAATATTAACTTTTAAAAATTTCTAACTATGCCAAGCGGAAAGAAAAGAAAAAGACACAAGGTGGCTACCCACAAAAGAAAGAAAAGAAGAAGAGCAAACAGACATAAGAAAAAATAATCTTTTCTGTTTAGATACAATATAATATAGTTGGTGTTTTTATCTTTATAATGAGCACTAACTATATTTTTGTTTTAATTAAAAACTTTAAAAAGAAATTTTAGAAAATGAAGAAAGAATTAATAATCTCTTATGAAGATGATGCTTCTAAAATTGCCCTTATTGAAGACGGTAGATTATTCGAGCTCCACGAGATACAGCAGAATACAGATTTTGTAGTAGGCGATATCTTTGTGGGAAAAATTAAAAAATTAGCTCCTAATCTCAATGCTGCTTTCGTAAATATAGGTTACGAGAAAGATGCTTTTTTGCATTATCAGGATCTCGGTCCGCAGTATCTTACCTATCGCAAGTTTTTACAGGATACGGTATCCAAAAGACAACAAACTTCTTCGCTCAAAAACTTCCAAATTCAGCCAGAAATAGACAAGCACGGCACTGTAGACAAAGTGATGGCTCCTCAAGACGAAGTTTTATTGCAAATTACCAAGGAACCTATTTCTACAAAAGGCCCCAGAATTTCTACCCAGATTTCATTAACGGGTAGATTTCTAGTACTCATCCCTTTTGATAATAAGGTTTCTATCTCTAAAAAAGTTAAAAGCGCCGAAGAAAAAGCAAGGCTCAAAACGCTTATCGAAAGCATAAAGCCTGAAGGTTTCGGTGTAATCATCAGAACTGTAGCAGAAGGAAAAAAAGTTGCAGAACTCCATAATGACATGAACCAATTGGTTGATAAATGGAACGTTTGCTTCAAAAATATCCAAAAAAATAAAACTCCTGCCAAAGTTCTTAGTGAAGAAGACAAAGCTTCGGCTATTTTGAGAGACAATTTCAATCAAGATTTCGTTTCTATCATTTGTGACGATGAACAAATGGTAAACGATATGAAAAATTATCTTGAAGTCATTGCTCCAGAACGAAAAAACATTGTACAATTTTATGATTCTCACATTCCACTTCTGGAATATTACAATGTAGAAAAACAGCTGAAACAATCTTTTGGAAAACACGTAAACATCCCAAGTTCTAAAGGTGCTTACCTCGTGATAGAACACACAGAAGCACTGCACGTAGTAGACGTGAACTCGGGGAACAACATTTCTTCTGGCACTGCCAATAAAGAACACGCCCTAAACGTGAACAAAATGGCGGCTACAGAAATTGCAAGACAACTCAGACTGCGAGACATGGGTGGAATTATTGTGGTAGATTTTATAGACATGCCAAATCCTGACCACAGAAAAGAACTGTACGAACACTTGCGCGAAGAAATGAAACGCGACAAAGCAAAGCACAAAATCCTACCGCCGAGTAAATTTGGTTTAATACAAATCACCAGACAACGTGTAAGACCAGAAAAACAAATAGACACCAAAGAAGAAAACCCGAACAAAGACGGCGAAATCTTGGCTCCTATTTTTGTGGTAGAACGCATGGAAGAAACCATCAAAGATTTCTTTACCAAAAACAAGGGCAAATTATATCTACACACGCATCCGTTTGTAGAAGCATATCTTACAAAAGGATTGATGAGCCAACAAATGAAATGGTTTATCAAGTACAAAAAATGGGTTACCATTATCCCAAGAGATTCTTTTAAATATCTGGAGTACAGACTCTATGATGCAGACAAAAAAGAACTCGTAAGCTACTCGAATTAATGAGTAATAACAAATGAAATTTTCGGTGCTCTCCTTTAGGAGAGTTAGAGAGTAAGAAAATTTCTAAAAAATTATAAAATCGTTGCAGTAATGCAGCGATTTTTTTGTTAATAAACTGCTCACCATTAAAACATACGCAGGTTGCCCTCTTTTAGAGGGGTGTCTTTAACTTGTTAAAGACGGGGTGTTTTAAATGATTTACATGATTTTTAGCAAATTACGGTTTTCCGTAATTGCTGTGTTGAAATATTTTTTAAATTATTGGAAATACCTATCTTTGATAATTGTGTAATGTTTACTGCACAAAATTCTAAAACCAATGGATTTTTAAGTAACAGATAACCGAAAAAAACAATAACTAACAGAAAATAGAATGGCATTAAGTTGGAATGAAATAAAAGACAGAGCATTAAGATTCTCTAAAGAATGGAAAAACACAACCAATGAAGAAGCAGATGCTAAACCATTTTTAGACGCTTTTTTCGATGTTTTCGGGATTACTAGAAAAAAAATAGGAACTTTTGAGCACAAAGTAAAAAAACTTTCTGATACAGACGGTTATATTGACTTGCTCTGGAAAGGAACTATTCTAATAGAAATGAAAAGTCGTGGAAAAAACCTAGACAAAGCTTTTCAACAAGCCATTGATTACACCCATGGTCTAAAACAAAATGAACTCCCAAAATACGTTTTAGTTTGTGATTTTTACATTTTTAGGTTATACGATACCGAAGAACAAACTACTCTAGAATTTACACTAGACGAATTG contains the following coding sequences:
- the gldD gene encoding gliding motility lipoprotein GldD, with amino-acid sequence MFKKLAVILLAFSALACSEEAKPKPKGELRLEYPQPHYQAFTNPCAYTFEYSDFAAIADAKQACWYNLRYPKMKANVFITYFPVKNDFDAHVKEVEKMVYGHTIKASAIETKSFSYPEKKVYGNVYELKGESASNIQIFITDSTRHFVTANLYFNTRPKPDSLAPAVDYIKKDLLHMIDTFQWK
- a CDS encoding peptidylprolyl isomerase, producing MKYLFALSFLVTLISFNANAQVKKGDLVDGISAVVGDEIVLESDILEQQNYAIQQGAAQTNKCEFMEQILSNKLLIYKAKKDTLIQDRTAAIRAQAGDKYNQILSQFPSERAMLDAYKFRSSYEMKNVIEKMDVDNYYGQAKYALITDKVNITPNEVTDFYNAFKYQLPQVKDEVVLSKIVMFPKLTDAHKQEIIDKLKKIKQDILNGETFENKARIYSDDPGSAANGGLYTNIGRGKMVKIFEATALNLQEGEISDPVESEFGFHIIQLVKKSGKLYDARHILLKAEPNAEEIATAKAEMEQIRKDILEGKTTFKDAAYKHSDDKNTKFNAGVIPAEDGSDRQEKINLPATVAYQIAGVNKGDLTEVFMDELNQKKAVVLMKVNDIIPEHSLDIATDFERIKSFALNKKKNEVLEKWVKENLADTFISLDNRYKDCQFKTDWNKAAIVK
- a CDS encoding peptidylprolyl isomerase, which translates into the protein MKIEENMKKTLSLVLFLAFLSYQSQYLIIGKDSISAEKFKTENKYGLENSGIENTVKTYVDFKLLQNFALEKRADTLGYFKKTMAEKEQELREERFYPKEIMQSSLQQYFSSNLIEKKIQVFYVEKIADDKNDYNQIYNDVKSGKITLEKAIIDYTKKKPEPFFVKSGNVDVELNRQLELLQPGQFTQLVNSATVAAFAKLVDRRPSLGYIIFGMISYPKNEESEKMKSQIFEALKSGKKFEEVAQLYGSTETEKKNAGVVMGSPVLPDVVYEAFKNKKQGEYTEPILIGEKYFVFNLYSVVPYQSSEKYNPMFIRDMMDSPFADVAYNKLIESLVKSTDYKEFPDFKKIKKSYQDYLAFKNDKAVLYQFNKDVFTFGDLKTLLSENFKNADKLTKEQWSAFLDSKRGNDVFAVYSRDFVKKPEIKEQLLKTQQNLLADFLFSEWIEKELTNKPELLDDYFKKNQQKYIWEKRADARVAILTDLSIEKDITKEIKDAKNWDALNKKYYGKLNDKQQLMVHFEKGEMSENAEVFQVNKVPFEKGIQKVKLGERLLIIAIDGILPSSPMTKEEAIEELRADVREDILAKTIAEQRQKTKIVIEPSFNAELEKNFKK
- a CDS encoding rhodanese-like domain-containing protein, with translation MTFEEILNSGEYHLIDVRQPEELQMDGAIEGAVNIPLATVPLRLDEIKEMKGPKIIFCRSGGRSGQACQFLAQNGLENIYNGGGFMQLHAALEHYKK
- a CDS encoding NAD(P)H-dependent flavin oxidoreductase produces the protein MNRVTQLFNIKYPIIQGGMIWHSGYKLAAAVSNAGGLGLIGAGSMYPDVLREHIQKCKLATDKPFGVNVPMLYPNIEEIIQIILEEKVPIVFTSAGNPKTYTEILKKEGRKVAHVVSSVKFAKKCQDAGVDAVVAEGFEAGGHNGREETTTLSLIPNVRRNIEIPLIAAGGIAVGSQMKAAMILGADGVQIGSRFAATVEASAHEKWKQKIVETQEGDTQLTLKELAPVRLVKNKFFYELEEIYKEGKDIKALQEKLGKRRAKRGMFEGDLEEGELEIGQSSALIDEILTVEQVFQKLLKEFKRADFSKF
- a CDS encoding PfkB family carbohydrate kinase, giving the protein MKLLAVGTVAFDAIETPFGKTDKILGGAATYIGLAASVMKTDVSLVSVIGGDFPQHYLDMMTSKGINIDGVEMIKDGKTFFWSGKYHNDLNSRDTLATELNVLENFDPKIPESAKDAEVLLLGNLHPAVQLAVLDRMEKRPQLVILDTMNFWMDLTWDLLLEVIAKTDVITINDEEARQLSGEYSLVKAAQKIHDMGPEFVIIKKGEHGALLFNDGKIFAIPALPLEEVFDPTGAGDTFAGGFAAYLTKNQEFTFEEMKSALIVGSAMASFTVEKFGTQRLEEVTEAEMIGRIKQFKELTTFEVKL